Proteins encoded by one window of Ananas comosus cultivar F153 unplaced genomic scaffold, ASM154086v1, whole genome shotgun sequence:
- the LOC109704603 gene encoding homogentisate geranylgeranyltransferase-like: GAKRIKNLEAHNERNSTCHSLTLSAVTSDLRCIKRPSNYHQIKCNYHVPSNHANVHDQKTDWLDELQNVARKQLDAFYRFSRPHTVIGTIIGITTVSVLPVETISDISPTFFLGLFKALVPAIFMNIYVVGLNQLFDVEIDKVNKPTLPLASGEFSMSTGIVLVAASCIMSFAMGVKSGSPPVLFALLISFLLGSAYSVDLPLLRWKRHAFLAASCILCVRAILVQLAFFMHIQRYVLGRPIVLKKSVIFATAFMCFFSAVIALFKDIPDVDGDRDYGIQSFSVRLGQKKVFWLCVKLLLTAYAIAMLVGASSCDKLRRLVTVFGHGSLASVLLLRARRLDVQNKTSITAFYMFIWKLFYAEYFLIPFVS; encoded by the exons GTGGagcaaagagaataaaaaatttagaagcccATAATGAAAG GAACTCCACCTGccactccctcacactctctgcTGTTACCAGTGATCTAAGATGCATAAAAAGGCCATCTAATTATCACCAAATTAAATGTAACTATCATGTTCCTTCAAACCATGCAAATGTGCATGATCAAAAAACCGATTGGCTCGACGAGTTACAAAATGTTGCTCGTAAACAGTTGGATGCTTTCTATCGGTTTTCTCGACCGCATACAGTAATCGGAACC ATTATAGGCATTACAACAGTGTCTGTTCTTCCTGTTGAAACCATTTCTGATATTTCTCCTACATTCTTTCTGGGACTCTTCAAG GCTCTGGTCCCAGCAATATTCATGAATATTTATGTTGTAGGACTGAATCAGCTGTTTGATGTCGAAATCGATAAG GTGAATAAACCTACTCTTCCACTTGCTTCAGGAGAGTTCTCCATGTCAACCGGAATAGTCTTAGTAGCAGCTTCTTGTATCATG AGCTTTGCCATGGGAGTGAAGTCCGGATCTCCGCCAGTTCTATTTGCATTACTCATCAGTTTTCTCCTCGGAAGCGCTTACTCTGTCGAT cTTCCGCTACTTAGATGGAAAAGACACGCCTTTCTTGCTGCGTCGTGCATCCTATGTGTGAGGGCTATCTTGGTTCAATTAGCCTTCTTCATGCATATACAG AGATATGTATTAGGAAGGCCTATAGTTTTGAAGAAGTCGGTGATCTTCGCCACGGCTTTCATGTGTTTCTTCTCTGCTGTTATAGCTTTGTTCAAG GACATACCGGATGTCGACGGAGATAGAGACTACGGAATCCAATCCTTCAGCGTTCGCTTAGGTCAAAAGAAG GTATTTTGGCTTTGCGTCAAGTTACTGTTGACGGCGTACGCTATTGCCATGTTGGTGGGCGCTTCATCCTGCGACAAACTTCGAAGGCTTGTAACC GTTTTCGGCCATGGTTCACTTGCTTCTGTTCTTCTGCTGCGCGCACGACGCCTTGATGTTCAGAACAAGACATCCATTACAGCATTCTACATGTTTATTTGGAAG CTATTTTACGCCGAATATTTCCTGATTCCTTTTGTGAGTTGA
- the LOC109704601 gene encoding 60S ribosomal protein L39-like — translation MPSHKTFRIKMKLAKKMRQNRPIPHWIRMRTDNTIRYNAKRRHWRRTKLGF, via the exons ATg CCGTCGCACAAGACGTTTAGGATCAAGATGAAGCTCGCGAAGAAGATGCGCCAAAATCGCCCAATCCCCCACTGGATCCGCATGAGAACCGATAACACCATCAG GTACAACGCCAAGCGCAGGCACTGGCGCCGCACGAAGCTAGGCTTTTGA